The following coding sequences lie in one Cupriavidus taiwanensis LMG 19424 genomic window:
- a CDS encoding ABC transporter substrate-binding protein: MFLNPGESAERGTGQHWQLVSSFMGMAATTFNMQLEVLYAERDHLLMQRQAEEVARRSFPPDYVIIVNEKMAAQQMLKVLAHSPSKILVIHNDLTSEQRQYVGNEREKISNWIGTLTANAELGGFRLMEFLYQRLGRREVNVIGITGDPNTPVSLERAAGVATFLNQTANGRICQLVFSDWSRADSHQKARVLLARYPEANVMWAANDTMALGALDAVKLNNAHVLVGGMGALKEALESVIHGGLAGIVAGDYFVGAWAMVLLYDYHWGKDFAKHGGPRLKLDYLGIIERTNARRFSDVVFRRIEAFDVRPYSKHLNQREGSYDFDLKHLLKTTTRSL; encoded by the coding sequence GTGTTTCTCAACCCCGGCGAATCCGCTGAACGTGGCACCGGTCAACATTGGCAATTGGTGTCCAGTTTTATGGGCATGGCCGCAACGACGTTTAATATGCAACTGGAGGTGTTGTACGCAGAGCGTGATCATTTACTCATGCAGCGCCAGGCGGAGGAAGTTGCCCGACGTAGTTTTCCCCCAGACTACGTAATCATTGTCAACGAGAAGATGGCCGCACAACAAATGCTTAAAGTGTTGGCTCACTCACCGTCCAAAATATTAGTTATTCACAACGATCTGACGTCCGAACAGCGCCAGTACGTCGGCAATGAACGGGAAAAAATTTCGAACTGGATCGGCACATTAACGGCGAACGCCGAGTTGGGCGGATTTCGCCTGATGGAGTTTTTATATCAACGACTCGGCCGACGAGAGGTTAATGTTATTGGAATAACTGGGGATCCTAATACACCAGTCTCGCTGGAAAGGGCTGCCGGGGTCGCCACCTTCCTGAATCAAACGGCAAATGGGCGCATCTGTCAGTTGGTTTTTAGTGACTGGAGTCGAGCCGATAGCCACCAAAAGGCTCGCGTACTGCTGGCACGGTACCCCGAAGCCAATGTCATGTGGGCCGCCAATGACACTATGGCACTGGGTGCACTTGATGCCGTCAAGCTTAACAACGCCCATGTTCTGGTAGGCGGCATGGGAGCTTTGAAAGAAGCGCTTGAAAGCGTGATTCATGGCGGCCTTGCGGGCATCGTAGCAGGCGATTATTTTGTCGGTGCTTGGGCAATGGTACTGCTATACGATTATCACTGGGGCAAGGATTTTGCGAAACATGGGGGGCCGCGTCTAAAACTCGACTATCTTGGCATTATCGAGCGCACGAACGCCAGACGTTTTTCCGATGTCGTTTTTAGACGAATCGAAGCCTTTGACGTTAGACCCTATTCAAAGCATTTAAATCAACGGGAAGGCTCCTATGATTTCGATCTTAAGCATCTTTTAAAAACTACGACCAGAAGCCTCTGA
- a CDS encoding IS5 family transposase gives MKQTDLGLNLSTKRTRKREFLDEMNRVVPWADLVMLIAPYAPEGKRGRPPFAVEAMLRIHFLQQWFGLSDPAMEEALHDVPLYREFAGLDNWTVRLPDESTILRFRHLLEKHKLAAQILALVNDILRDKGLMLRAGTVVDATLISAPSSTKNGSGERDPEMHQSKKGNQWYFGMKAHIGVDAESGLVHTVRGTAGKVNDVVEGNSLLHGEETDAFGDAGYQGVEKRPDARAGVNWHVAMKPGKRRVLDQSKPLGALVDQVERIKAGIRAKVEHPFRVIKRQFGYTKVRYRGLRKNTAQLMTLFALSNLWMARGKLLAAGA, from the coding sequence ATGAAACAAACTGACCTTGGACTGAACTTGTCGACCAAGCGCACCCGCAAGCGCGAATTCCTGGACGAGATGAACCGTGTGGTGCCATGGGCCGATCTGGTGATGCTGATCGCTCCGTACGCCCCGGAAGGCAAGCGCGGCCGTCCCCCGTTCGCGGTCGAGGCAATGCTGCGCATCCACTTCCTTCAGCAATGGTTCGGCCTGTCGGACCCGGCGATGGAAGAAGCGCTGCACGACGTGCCGCTGTATCGGGAGTTCGCCGGGCTGGACAACTGGACGGTGAGGCTGCCCGACGAGAGCACCATCCTGCGGTTCCGTCACCTGCTGGAGAAGCACAAGCTGGCCGCTCAGATCCTCGCGCTGGTCAACGACATCCTTCGCGACAAGGGATTGATGCTGCGCGCGGGCACGGTGGTGGACGCGACACTGATCAGCGCACCGAGTTCGACCAAGAATGGGTCGGGCGAACGCGACCCAGAGATGCACCAGAGCAAGAAAGGAAACCAGTGGTATTTCGGCATGAAAGCGCACATTGGCGTGGACGCCGAAAGCGGGCTGGTGCACACGGTGCGGGGCACGGCGGGCAAGGTCAACGACGTGGTTGAGGGCAACAGCCTGCTGCATGGAGAGGAAACCGACGCGTTCGGCGATGCGGGCTATCAGGGCGTGGAGAAGCGTCCGGACGCGCGGGCGGGCGTGAACTGGCACGTAGCGATGAAGCCAGGCAAACGTCGCGTCCTGGACCAAAGCAAACCACTTGGCGCGCTCGTCGATCAGGTCGAGCGAATCAAGGCGGGCATCCGGGCCAAGGTCGAGCATCCGTTCCGGGTCATCAAGCGGCAGTTCGGCTACACCAAGGTCCGCTATCGAGGGCTGAGGAAGAACACCGCGCAACTCATGACCTTGTTCGCACTGTCCAACTTGTGGATGGCGCGCGGCAAACTGCTGGCTGCCGGGGCATGA
- a CDS encoding sensor histidine kinase has translation MRVRAKFSLRSLNLHTKLMLSLVVLVAAVAGTSASMLVEHERNSRLLALGDRATRIADLFSQSLVLPLWNVDLRAIENQLAALAPNPEVAEFTVTAAGYGTVATVKGSRHLNDGESVVRVRAIEYDPPGNAPKEKIGEIRVVLTKAVAQEAINRARQAIFAIMAALLAVLYAASFLLLKRMVRSPVNGLEKMVDKISGGDLDARCEVKSGDELGRLAVRINYMADQLRTSTLLLQKSERKYRSIVENAVEGIFLLDQAGNLAEANPAMAQLLGYDNACDLTVSAESDGRPKSPFSLSLTATLFKTLNVDGEIRGLELQLSRLDGTPIWVQLNARGLMGSEGSLRYLEGLLTDVTARKHALEDLQLQRDRLELEVSERKWTELELLASRERLQQLHAHQEAIREEERKCIAMEIHDELGQLLTALKMDLSLLSMQLPTGSGVIQKAEEMRELIEQTIRIVRNVVSHLRPTALNYGLASALEWLAADFSRHTKIPCRFQSTHPEPNLPDPRATAIFRIVQESLTNVARHAKASQVDVTLANTDAGIEVIIRDNGQGFNVVSARAGYSYGLHGMAERARLIGAQLEVHSKPDRGTLIRLRLLETFEKPQSH, from the coding sequence ATGCGTGTGCGTGCCAAATTTTCGCTGAGGTCCCTAAATCTTCATACCAAGTTGATGCTTTCGCTTGTCGTGCTTGTCGCAGCTGTCGCCGGAACTTCAGCTTCTATGTTAGTAGAACACGAGCGCAACAGCCGACTTCTCGCACTAGGGGACCGGGCCACAAGAATTGCTGACCTTTTCAGCCAATCGCTTGTTCTGCCTTTATGGAACGTTGATCTTCGCGCAATCGAAAACCAACTCGCCGCGCTTGCACCCAACCCTGAAGTTGCCGAGTTTACGGTTACCGCGGCAGGCTACGGAACGGTAGCTACTGTAAAAGGTTCCCGTCACTTAAACGACGGCGAAAGCGTTGTACGTGTACGAGCAATTGAATATGATCCGCCCGGAAACGCACCGAAAGAGAAAATCGGGGAAATTCGAGTCGTACTAACCAAGGCTGTCGCTCAGGAGGCAATCAACCGCGCCCGGCAGGCCATCTTTGCGATTATGGCAGCGCTCCTAGCAGTGCTTTACGCTGCTAGCTTCCTCCTCCTGAAGCGCATGGTCCGCAGCCCCGTCAATGGCCTCGAAAAGATGGTCGATAAGATTTCTGGTGGAGATCTTGATGCGAGATGCGAGGTGAAATCTGGCGACGAGCTCGGGCGTCTCGCCGTGCGAATCAATTACATGGCCGATCAGCTTCGTACATCGACACTGCTTCTTCAAAAAAGCGAGAGAAAGTACCGTAGCATCGTGGAGAATGCTGTCGAGGGTATATTCCTCCTCGATCAAGCTGGAAATCTTGCCGAAGCCAATCCCGCGATGGCTCAACTGCTTGGCTATGACAACGCGTGTGATTTGACTGTGTCTGCAGAAAGCGATGGTCGACCAAAAAGCCCCTTTTCTCTCAGCCTAACTGCGACTTTGTTCAAGACCCTGAACGTCGATGGCGAAATTCGCGGCCTCGAACTTCAGTTGAGTCGGCTTGATGGAACACCTATATGGGTCCAATTGAATGCACGCGGCCTAATGGGAAGCGAAGGTAGCCTTCGTTATCTCGAAGGATTGCTCACCGATGTGACCGCCCGCAAGCATGCCTTGGAAGATTTGCAATTGCAGCGCGATAGGCTAGAGCTAGAGGTGAGCGAGCGGAAATGGACCGAACTCGAATTGCTAGCATCCCGGGAGCGTCTCCAACAATTACATGCGCATCAGGAAGCGATTCGGGAGGAGGAAAGGAAGTGCATAGCCATGGAAATCCACGATGAACTAGGGCAGCTTTTAACAGCCCTAAAAATGGACCTCTCCTTATTAAGCATGCAATTGCCGACGGGATCTGGTGTGATTCAGAAGGCTGAAGAGATGCGCGAATTGATTGAACAAACCATTCGCATTGTGCGAAATGTAGTGAGTCACCTGCGACCCACAGCATTGAACTATGGTCTCGCGTCCGCATTGGAATGGCTCGCTGCAGACTTTAGCCGCCACACCAAGATTCCGTGTCGATTCCAATCCACTCACCCCGAACCAAATCTTCCTGACCCTCGTGCGACGGCAATTTTTCGTATCGTTCAAGAATCACTTACCAATGTTGCCCGCCACGCCAAAGCTTCCCAAGTCGATGTCACACTTGCCAATACAGACGCCGGTATCGAAGTGATCATCAGGGACAACGGGCAGGGATTCAACGTTGTTTCTGCGCGCGCCGGATATTCATATGGATTACACGGTATGGCGGAACGCGCTCGCCTAATTGGCGCGCAGCTAGAAGTTCACAGCAAGCCAGATCGCGGTACCCTAATAAGACTGCGACTTCTGGAAACCTTTGAAAAACCTCAATCCCATTAA
- a CDS encoding response regulator, giving the protein MIRVLIAEDHAIVRSGLKQIVATTTDIVVSGEAADGAAALEQLRTGEFNLLLLDMTMPGISGIDLIRRVRLEWPSLVILVLSMHNEAQVASRALRAGASGYVTKDSDPEILLGAIRKLAAGGKFIDPALVDAMVFHQRGTDAPAHEVLSDREFQVLQRLATGQTVNEIAESLSLSAKTISTHKMRLMQKLGLQNNAELIRYAIRHGFTQE; this is encoded by the coding sequence ATGATTCGAGTTCTTATTGCTGAAGACCACGCGATCGTCCGCAGTGGTCTAAAGCAAATTGTGGCGACCACGACAGATATCGTCGTCTCAGGCGAGGCCGCGGATGGCGCCGCTGCGTTGGAGCAATTGCGCACCGGAGAGTTCAACCTTCTCCTCTTGGACATGACTATGCCCGGTATCAGTGGCATCGACTTGATTCGGAGGGTTCGTCTCGAATGGCCGAGTCTCGTCATCCTGGTTCTCAGCATGCATAACGAAGCACAGGTCGCTTCAAGGGCCTTACGTGCCGGGGCATCTGGATATGTGACAAAGGATAGTGACCCGGAGATCCTCCTTGGGGCAATACGAAAGCTTGCCGCAGGGGGCAAGTTCATCGATCCGGCGTTGGTCGATGCCATGGTGTTTCACCAGAGGGGCACTGACGCGCCAGCACATGAAGTGCTGTCTGATCGGGAATTCCAAGTGCTGCAGCGGCTTGCTACAGGGCAAACCGTCAACGAGATCGCCGAGTCACTATCGCTAAGCGCTAAGACGATCAGCACCCACAAGATGCGGCTGATGCAAAAGCTGGGGCTTCAGAACAACGCCGAGCTTATTCGCTATGCAATTCGACATGGATTCACGCAGGAATGA